The following are encoded together in the Cicer arietinum cultivar CDC Frontier isolate Library 1 chromosome 2, Cicar.CDCFrontier_v2.0, whole genome shotgun sequence genome:
- the LOC140919428 gene encoding uncharacterized protein — MNEGGFPSNLPILDGKNWEKWSASMRLLLGAQEVFEIVQDGYEQLGANPTEKQQTTFKDCKKRDCKTITNQMKANGEVMIEVVMIEKILRILTQRYDHIVVAIEESKNLDTMKLEDLQSYLEAHELRVKERDKDQDEEVGGSRSQQNSDNKSKKPSGKNKFDKRRVQCYNCQKYGHFADECRSKKVRRDNGEAQLAQEDSSDLYEVLLMPSTSMEDDCPGLWYLDTWCSNHMNGHKDWFVSIDEKVKREIRFVDNSIVTAEGVGKILIQRMDGK; from the exons ATGAATGAAGGAGGATTTCCATCGAATTTGCCAATTCTGGATGGGAAGAACTGGGAGAAGTGGTCTGCATCAATGAGATTGTTGCTGGGAGCTCAAGAAGTATTTGAGATTGTTCAAGATGGCTATGAACAACTTGGTGCGAATCCAAcagaaaaacaacaaacaacTTTCAAAGATTGCAAGAAAAGAGATTGCAAG ACAATCACTAATCAGATGAAAGCCAATGGAGAAGTGATGATTGAGGTTGTGATGATTGAAAAGATTTTGAGGATACTAACACAAAGATACGATCACATAGTGGTGGctattgaagaatcaaagaacCTTGATACAATGAAGTTGGAAGATTTGCAAAGCTACCTAGAAGCTCATGAATTAAGGGTAAAAGAAAGAGATAAG GATCAAGATGAGGAGGTTGGAGGTTCAAGAAGTCAACAAAACAGTGATAATAAAAGCAAGAAACCATCTGGCAAGAACAAGTTTGACAAAAGGAGGGTCCAatgttataattgtcaaaaatatgggCATTTTGCAGATGAATGCAGATCCAAGAAAGTACGAAGAGATAATGGTGAAGCTCAACTGGCCCAAGAAGACAGTTCTGACTTATATGAAGTGTTACTGATGCCTTCTACAAGCATGGAGGATGACTGTCCAGGATTGTGGTACCTTGACACATGGTGCTCGAATCACATGAATGGCCATAAAGATTGGTTTGTAAGTATTGATGAGAAGGTGAAAAGGGAAATCAGATTTGTAGACAACAGCATAGTAACTGCTGAAGGAGTTGGCAAGATATTGATTCAAAGAATGGATGGCAAATAA